From one Formosa sediminum genomic stretch:
- a CDS encoding Fic family protein encodes MFTMKLEKPPKFELNIKHLKKIIQGEFTEFIQKSDEKYLYWDELKYKKNTPFESQLENWTLIKTYRTTKYEKLKFGSYTFNFFISEYISKNLHDFDLKLMGELQKNPILPSDRVEFFKNSLLEEAVASSQVEGAATTTEVARDMLKSGREPRNESEQMIFNNLRAIEYISEYVNSKIDFKIIIELHKIMTANTDAEKYSSDFRKGEVFVTDHVDGEIAHIPPDWKEVEGLMGELCSFLNDDNKFIHPIIKASIIHFLIGFIHPFKDGNGRTARALFYWFLLKKGYSLVRNISISRVILESRNQYDKAFLKTEYDNNDLNYFITYSIKNIRVAFEKLTQYRDKKLEERKKANLVSYELLHKGLNKRQADLIGYLYLKNKNNITLKSYCEKHEIVRQTASKDINELIKLNLIKEEKSTKPYKYSLKNRTEIDNYIK; translated from the coding sequence ATGTTTACAATGAAACTTGAGAAACCACCTAAATTTGAATTAAATATTAAACACCTTAAAAAAATTATTCAAGGTGAGTTCACAGAATTTATTCAAAAATCTGATGAAAAATATCTTTATTGGGATGAGTTAAAATACAAAAAAAATACACCATTTGAATCTCAATTAGAAAACTGGACATTAATTAAAACTTATCGAACTACCAAATATGAAAAATTAAAATTTGGGAGCTACACTTTTAATTTTTTTATATCTGAATATATATCTAAAAATCTGCACGATTTTGATTTAAAATTAATGGGTGAACTTCAAAAAAATCCAATTCTTCCATCAGATAGAGTTGAGTTTTTTAAAAATTCTTTACTTGAAGAAGCTGTTGCATCTTCTCAGGTAGAAGGAGCCGCGACAACGACAGAAGTAGCAAGAGATATGCTAAAATCTGGAAGAGAGCCCAGAAACGAATCAGAACAAATGATATTTAATAATCTTAGAGCTATTGAATACATTTCTGAATATGTTAATTCAAAAATTGATTTTAAAATTATAATTGAATTACACAAAATAATGACAGCTAATACAGATGCTGAAAAATATTCTAGTGATTTCAGAAAAGGAGAAGTATTTGTCACAGACCACGTTGATGGAGAAATAGCACATATTCCACCAGATTGGAAAGAAGTTGAAGGGTTAATGGGAGAACTATGTTCATTTCTAAATGATGATAATAAGTTTATTCACCCAATAATAAAAGCTTCCATCATTCATTTTTTAATAGGATTTATACACCCATTCAAAGATGGTAATGGAAGAACAGCTAGAGCTTTATTTTATTGGTTTTTATTAAAAAAAGGATATTCGCTTGTTAGAAACATATCTATATCAAGAGTTATTTTAGAATCTAGAAATCAATACGATAAAGCATTCTTAAAAACTGAATATGACAATAATGATTTAAACTATTTTATTACATATTCAATAAAAAATATACGAGTTGCTTTTGAAAAGTTAACTCAGTATCGAGACAAAAAACTAGAAGAAAGAAAAAAAGCAAATCTTGTTTCTTATGAGTTATTACATAAAGGATTAAACAAAAGACAAGCTGATTTGATTGGGTATTTGTACTTAAAAAACAAAAATAATATCACACTAAAGTCTTATTGTGAAAAACACGAGATTGTAAGGCAAACTGCTAGTAAAGATATAAATGAATTAATAAAATTAAATTTAATTAAAGAAGAAAAATCAACAAAACCATACAAATATTCTTTAAAAAACAGAACTGAAATTGATAATTATATAAAATAA
- a CDS encoding transposase, with product MYKNDKVIRRYSEPFKLKILAELTTGKHTKSELCKLYSIAPTTVNEWIKKYNRKDLMNTRVKVETKDET from the coding sequence ATGTACAAAAATGACAAAGTAATCAGACGGTATTCAGAACCTTTCAAACTGAAAATTTTAGCCGAACTTACAACCGGTAAACACACAAAGAGCGAACTTTGTAAACTCTACTCCATTGCTCCTACAACAGTTAATGAGTGGATTAAAAAATACAATCGTAAAGATCTAATGAACACCAGAGTAAAAGTGGAAACAAAAGACGAAACTTAA
- a CDS encoding IS1182 family transposase, protein MKFILGKDRKQTCLFPVSLEDSIESENSVRSIDQFVDSLNLAELGFRSDFTENGPPAYNPAVLLKLYIYGYMNRMRSSRQLEKKCRRNIEVMWLLESLTPDHNTISNFRKDNAKAIKKVFFATVQIARNFGLIGATLIAGDSTKFRAQNSKKNNFNKKKIQRHIDYIDNKLEQYNKALEQSDSENEKEDIKKNIDKHQGRRKEYEKLNVQLNASGEPQISTSDPDSKHLIVRNNITEVAYCVQSTVDADHNIPFDYLVTNKNDSKAMGQMLQRAKTILGTNTFTALYDKGYHTGSEFKTANKLGIKTLVAIPGIGRASQAPDPNYNSEHFKYNKEHDTYTCPEGNILKSNGSIYKARNYNFKQYKTTKCKACPARALCTTSKVNGKVVQRSEFHKYIEANVKSVLQNPDAYKKRQAIVEHPYGTIKRQWSFDHIMTKKTIQRASADVGFMFIAYNLKRIWNIFRKTNTPRVQAHRSLIRLFTAILTSFEEPYKQNSKYRILAHV, encoded by the coding sequence ATGAAATTCATACTTGGAAAAGACCGAAAACAGACCTGCCTTTTTCCTGTTTCTCTTGAAGATTCTATAGAATCTGAGAACAGCGTAAGGTCTATAGATCAATTTGTAGATTCACTTAACCTTGCAGAACTAGGATTCCGTTCAGACTTTACCGAAAACGGTCCTCCGGCCTATAACCCAGCTGTTCTTCTCAAACTTTACATCTACGGATACATGAACCGTATGCGTTCTTCAAGACAATTAGAAAAAAAATGCAGGCGTAACATTGAAGTCATGTGGCTGCTTGAATCGCTAACCCCAGACCACAACACCATCAGTAACTTCAGAAAAGATAATGCAAAAGCTATTAAAAAAGTGTTCTTTGCTACCGTGCAAATTGCACGCAATTTTGGGCTTATCGGAGCTACACTTATAGCAGGAGACAGTACTAAGTTTAGAGCTCAGAATAGTAAGAAAAACAATTTTAATAAAAAGAAAATACAGCGTCACATAGATTATATTGACAATAAATTAGAGCAATATAACAAAGCTCTTGAGCAAAGTGATAGTGAAAATGAGAAAGAAGATATTAAGAAGAATATTGATAAGCATCAAGGTCGTAGAAAAGAATACGAAAAACTAAATGTACAGCTGAATGCCTCTGGAGAACCACAAATTTCTACCTCTGATCCCGATAGCAAGCATTTAATTGTGCGTAACAATATTACTGAAGTTGCTTACTGTGTACAATCTACTGTGGACGCAGATCACAATATTCCGTTCGACTACTTGGTTACCAATAAAAATGACTCCAAAGCTATGGGACAGATGTTACAGAGAGCTAAAACCATTCTAGGGACAAATACATTTACGGCGCTATACGACAAAGGATATCATACAGGAAGTGAATTTAAAACTGCTAATAAACTGGGTATTAAAACCCTTGTTGCTATTCCTGGAATAGGAAGAGCATCGCAAGCTCCAGACCCTAACTATAACTCAGAACATTTTAAATATAATAAAGAACACGACACCTATACCTGCCCGGAAGGAAATATACTTAAAAGTAATGGAAGTATCTATAAAGCTCGTAATTACAACTTCAAACAATATAAAACAACCAAATGTAAAGCTTGCCCCGCAAGAGCATTATGCACCACGTCTAAAGTAAATGGAAAAGTAGTACAGCGCAGTGAATTCCATAAATATATTGAAGCCAACGTAAAGAGCGTATTGCAAAATCCTGATGCTTACAAAAAACGCCAAGCCATTGTAGAGCATCCATACGGAACCATAAAACGCCAGTGGAGTTTTGATCATATTATGACTAAAAAAACGATACAACGTGCTAGTGCAGATGTAGGATTTATGTTTATTGCCTATAACTTAAAAAGAATTTGGAATATCTTTAGAAAAACAAATACACCTCGTGTTCAAGCTCACAGATCTTTAATTAGGCTTTTTACAGCTATTCTAACAAGTTTTGAAGAACCCTACAAACAAAATTCAAAATATAGAATCTTAGCTCACGTCTAG
- a CDS encoding integrase core domain-containing protein has protein sequence MLVSEENHCYENAMAERVNGILKDEFYLDQTFDNVAHAKRATKNAINLYNEIRLHLSLDYKTPNMVYKLSA, from the coding sequence ATATTAGTATCAGAAGAAAATCATTGTTACGAAAATGCTATGGCAGAGCGGGTAAATGGCATATTAAAAGATGAATTCTATCTTGACCAAACCTTTGATAACGTGGCGCACGCAAAGAGAGCTACAAAAAATGCAATTAATCTATACAACGAAATAAGATTACATTTATCTTTAGATTATAAAACACCTAATATGGTATATAAATTATCAGCGTAA
- a CDS encoding IS3 family transposase, with protein sequence MKAKEKSKGFTSLTTITRCFGLKRDAYYKYKSRADKRLIKEQQIIKIVSRKRKSLPREGVRKLIRSLDNEFYKANLKVGRDSLFSVLRKYNMLTLRKKTSARTTNSYHRFYKYNNLIKDMEITRPNQVWVNDITYIRTIKGFCYLALITDMYSRKIVGYDLSNSLELKGCVRPLNKALYQAKNVKGLIHHSDRGIQYCSNVYTQILKRNKIDISMTEENHCYENAMAERVNGILKDEFYLDQTFDNVAHAKRATKNAINLYNEIRLHLSLDYKTPNMVYKLSA encoded by the coding sequence ATTAAAGCTAAAGAGAAATCTAAGGGATTTACATCTTTAACAACTATAACGCGTTGTTTTGGACTTAAACGTGATGCGTATTATAAATACAAATCTAGAGCTGATAAGCGGTTAATAAAAGAACAACAAATTATAAAAATAGTCAGTAGAAAACGTAAATCCCTTCCTAGAGAAGGTGTCCGTAAACTCATTAGATCGTTAGACAATGAGTTTTACAAAGCCAATCTTAAAGTCGGTAGAGACTCTTTATTTAGCGTACTTAGAAAGTATAATATGCTTACACTAAGAAAGAAAACTAGTGCCAGAACTACAAACTCTTATCATCGTTTTTATAAATACAATAACCTGATAAAAGATATGGAAATTACAAGGCCAAATCAGGTGTGGGTAAACGATATTACCTACATAAGAACCATTAAAGGATTTTGTTACTTAGCACTAATAACAGATATGTATTCTAGGAAAATCGTAGGATATGACCTCAGTAATAGCCTGGAACTAAAAGGATGCGTGAGACCTTTAAACAAGGCTCTGTACCAAGCAAAGAATGTTAAAGGTCTTATCCATCATTCAGACAGAGGAATACAGTATTGCAGTAATGTGTATACACAAATACTTAAAAGAAATAAGATAGATATTAGTATGACAGAAGAAAATCATTGTTACGAAAATGCTATGGCAGAGCGGGTAAATGGCATATTAAAAGATGAATTCTATCTTGACCAAACCTTTGATAACGTGGCGCACGCAAAGAGAGCTACAAAAAATGCAATTAATCTATACAACGAAATAAGATTACATTTATCTTTAGATTATAAAACACCTAATATGGTATATAAATTATCAGCTTAA
- a CDS encoding DDE-type integrase/transposase/recombinase, whose product MLTLRKKTSARTTNSYHRFYKYNNLIKDMEITRPNQVWVNDITYIRTIKGFCYLALITDMYSRKIVGYDLSNSLELKGCVRALNKALYQAKNVKGLIHHSDRGIQYCSNVYTQILKRNKIDISIRRKSLLRKCYGRAGKWHIKR is encoded by the coding sequence ATGCTTACACTAAGAAAGAAAACTAGTGCCAGAACTACAAACTCTTATCATCGTTTTTATAAATACAATAACCTGATAAAAGATATGGAAATTACAAGGCCAAATCAGGTGTGGGTAAACGATATTACCTACATAAGAACCATTAAAGGATTTTGTTACTTAGCACTAATAACAGATATGTATTCTAGGAAAATCGTAGGATATGACCTCAGTAATAGCCTGGAACTAAAAGGATGCGTGAGAGCTTTAAACAAGGCTCTGTACCAAGCAAAGAATGTTAAAGGTCTTATCCATCATTCAGACAGAGGAATACAGTATTGCAGTAATGTGTATACACAAATACTTAAAAGAAATAAGATAGATATTAGTATCAGAAGAAAATCATTGTTACGAAAATGCTATGGCAGAGCGGGTAAATGGCATATTAAAAGATGA
- a CDS encoding IS3 family transposase, with protein sequence MKAKEKSKGFTSLTTITRCFGLKRDAYYKYKSRADKRLIKEQQIIKIVSRKRKSLPREGVRKLIRSLDNEFYKANLKVGRDSLFSVLRKYNMLTLRKKTSARTTNSYHRFYKYNNLIKDMEITRPNQVWVNDITYIRTIKGFCYLALITDMYSRKIVGYDLSNSLELKGCVRPLNKALYQAKNVKGLIHHSDRGIQYCSNVYTQILKRNKIDISMTEENHCYENAMAERVNGILKDEFYLDQTFDNVAHAKRATKNAINLYNEIRLHLSLDYKTPNMVYKLSA encoded by the coding sequence ATTAAAGCTAAAGAGAAATCTAAGGGATTTACATCTTTAACAACTATAACGCGTTGTTTTGGACTTAAACGTGATGCGTATTATAAATACAAATCTAGAGCTGATAAGCGGTTAATAAAAGAACAACAAATTATAAAAATAGTCAGTAGAAAACGTAAATCCCTTCCTAGAGAAGGTGTCCGTAAACTCATTAGATCGTTAGACAATGAGTTTTACAAAGCCAATCTTAAAGTCGGTAGAGACTCTTTATTTAGCGTACTTAGAAAGTATAATATGCTTACACTAAGAAAGAAAACTAGTGCCAGAACTACAAACTCTTATCATCGTTTTTATAAATACAATAACCTGATAAAAGATATGGAAATTACAAGGCCAAATCAGGTGTGGGTAAACGATATTACCTACATAAGAACCATTAAAGGATTTTGTTACTTAGCACTAATAACAGATATGTATTCTAGGAAAATCGTAGGATATGACCTCAGTAATAGCCTGGAACTAAAAGGATGCGTGAGACCTTTAAACAAGGCTCTGTACCAAGCAAAGAATGTTAAAGGTCTTATCCATCATTCAGACAGAGGAATACAGTATTGCAGTAATGTGTATACACAAATACTTAAAAGAAATAAGATAGATATTAGTATGACAGAAGAAAATCATTGTTACGAAAATGCTATGGCAGAGCGGGTAAATGGCATATTAAAAGATGAATTCTATCTTGACCAAACCTTTGATAACGTGGCGCACGCAAAGAGAGCTACAAAAAATGCAATTAATCTATACAACGAAATAAGATTACATTTATCTTTAGATTATAAAACACCTAATATGGTATATAAATTATCAGCGTAA
- a CDS encoding immunity protein Imm33 domain-containing protein, translated as MGSWKLTDSEKLAKENIYTFYKPSREILNNLKVGNIVKLTFEFESSNPEHPGAERMWVEITEINKGKFKGTLDNHPFYLHELYAGDEIEFKYKHIIDHDLGLSEPNLVDKYYDRCFATNKVLYENAPINYIYREEPMEVDEERDYVDTGWRILSGDESDEYMEDLENISLVSIGSVLSRDDSFIDLLDSEVGTSFERNENGIFEKINE; from the coding sequence ATGGGAAGTTGGAAATTAACTGACTCTGAAAAATTAGCAAAAGAAAATATATACACGTTTTACAAACCAAGCAGAGAAATATTAAATAACCTTAAGGTTGGAAATATCGTGAAACTTACGTTTGAATTTGAGTCTTCTAACCCTGAACATCCAGGAGCAGAAAGAATGTGGGTTGAGATTACAGAAATTAATAAAGGAAAGTTTAAAGGAACTTTGGATAATCATCCTTTTTATCTTCACGAATTATATGCAGGAGACGAAATAGAATTTAAATATAAGCATATAATCGACCACGATTTAGGATTATCTGAACCAAATTTGGTAGACAAATATTACGACAGATGCTTTGCTACAAATAAAGTATTGTATGAAAATGCACCAATTAACTACATTTACAGAGAAGAACCAATGGAAGTGGATGAAGAAAGAGATTATGTAGATACTGGTTGGAGAATATTATCAGGAGACGAATCTGATGAATATATGGAAGATTTAGAAAATATTAGTTTGGTTTCTATTGGTTCGGTTTTGTCAAGAGATGATTCTTTTATTGACTTACTCGACTCTGAAGTTGGAACAAGTTTTGAACGGAATGAAAATGGAATATTTGAAAAAATTAACGAATAA
- a CDS encoding DEAD/DEAH box helicase family protein: MKEFPKDIKFKYSWRKYQQRVLNELENHLSDDHLHIIAPPGSGKTILGLEVAIRLNKPTLILAPTIAIRNQWIQRFCELFLQESITPDWISRDIRNPKFITVATYQGLHAACNNLRIKKKENEEDIEDIEEEIPTNLELENIVKKLKVQKVKTIVVDEAHHLKNEWWQTLTKVKEGIKPIIVGLTATPPYDVSITEWQRYLELNGPVDAEISVPELVIEGDLCPHQDYIHFTLPTEKENQNIREFRENIERLFSEIKQDDTLVKAIENHPIWLNPTNQLDWIYTNLPYYSACLIFLNANQKEIPITHLEIIGDKNLTIPKLDYNWIETILDFYLYKEKEHFTQFEEHKKNLENRLRRYGAIEKKKINFSHNKKVTGFLTSSISKLNGIKEIVDFEYTQFGKDLRMVILSDYIRKEFFVNTSENNIELNKIGIIPIFEKLRRQNIDHKKIGVLTGSIIIIPKSAFTIFQTKALELGITKINSSTVPYDANYIRINQSEQLKNDIINIVTQIFQIGEIEVLIGTKSLLGEGWDAPAINSLILASFVGSFVLSNQMRGRAIRTQNGNINKTGNIWHLVTIDQTSTTGGDDFELLKRRFRGFVGVSFKENAGIENGTNRLNLPENIYLKEEAEKKNKEMFSYAANRESLKQRWEVALKSGVTLVEEIKIPFKEEKEYKAIKSLYFYKTIGNLLATLGSGLVGFGIESLQGLGRAAKNIRSTKDLYFYLAIIGATGVAIFGRFTLKTLRLYFKYRDISKDIQQIGNALLNSLIKAGIIHTNNSNLRVKTTIDEWGSVFCHLEGGTTFEKSTFVNSLKEIINPIDNPRYVIIRKNMFMMFLQQKDYHSVPEILGKNKKLAEFFKNQWQRLVGNCELIFTRTIDGRKALLKSRVKSLSSQFEEKAEHVNKWR; this comes from the coding sequence TTGAAAGAATTTCCAAAAGACATTAAATTCAAATACAGTTGGAGAAAATATCAACAACGTGTGCTTAATGAATTAGAAAATCATTTATCTGACGACCACTTACATATTATTGCTCCTCCAGGTTCAGGAAAAACAATACTTGGACTAGAAGTTGCTATTAGACTAAATAAACCAACATTAATTCTTGCACCAACGATAGCCATTAGGAACCAATGGATTCAAAGATTTTGTGAGTTATTTTTACAAGAAAGCATTACGCCCGATTGGATTTCAAGAGATATTCGAAATCCTAAATTTATTACGGTAGCAACTTACCAAGGTTTGCACGCAGCTTGTAATAATTTACGAATTAAAAAGAAGGAAAACGAAGAGGATATAGAAGACATTGAAGAAGAAATCCCAACTAATTTAGAATTAGAAAACATAGTTAAGAAATTAAAAGTACAAAAGGTTAAAACTATAGTTGTAGACGAAGCTCACCATTTAAAAAACGAATGGTGGCAGACATTAACAAAAGTAAAAGAAGGTATCAAACCTATTATTGTAGGTCTAACTGCAACACCTCCTTATGATGTGTCAATTACGGAATGGCAAAGATATCTTGAATTAAATGGCCCAGTTGATGCCGAAATTTCAGTTCCCGAATTAGTTATTGAAGGTGATTTATGCCCTCACCAAGACTATATTCATTTTACACTTCCTACAGAAAAGGAAAACCAAAACATAAGAGAGTTTAGAGAAAATATTGAAAGATTATTTTCTGAAATAAAACAAGACGATACGTTAGTAAAAGCAATAGAAAACCACCCTATTTGGCTTAATCCCACAAATCAATTAGATTGGATTTATACTAATCTCCCCTACTATTCTGCTTGTCTTATTTTTCTAAACGCTAACCAAAAAGAGATTCCTATAACACATTTAGAAATAATTGGAGATAAAAATCTAACAATTCCGAAACTTGATTACAACTGGATTGAAACAATTTTAGACTTTTATTTATACAAAGAAAAAGAGCATTTTACTCAATTTGAAGAGCATAAAAAAAATCTTGAAAACAGATTAAGAAGATACGGAGCAATCGAAAAAAAGAAAATTAACTTTTCGCATAATAAAAAGGTTACCGGTTTTTTAACTTCAAGTATTAGTAAATTAAACGGTATTAAAGAAATTGTTGATTTTGAATACACTCAATTTGGTAAAGATTTAAGAATGGTAATTCTATCTGATTATATTCGCAAAGAATTTTTCGTTAACACCTCAGAAAACAACATCGAATTAAATAAAATAGGCATAATTCCAATTTTTGAAAAACTACGAAGACAGAACATTGATCATAAAAAAATTGGTGTTCTTACGGGTTCAATTATTATCATTCCCAAATCAGCATTCACAATATTTCAAACAAAAGCGCTAGAATTAGGTATTACAAAAATCAATTCTTCTACAGTTCCTTATGATGCAAATTACATTCGCATTAATCAATCTGAGCAATTAAAAAACGATATAATAAATATTGTTACACAAATTTTTCAAATTGGTGAAATTGAAGTTCTAATAGGCACTAAATCTTTACTTGGTGAAGGTTGGGATGCTCCAGCAATTAATTCTTTAATATTAGCAAGTTTTGTAGGTTCTTTTGTTCTTTCAAATCAAATGAGAGGAAGAGCCATTAGAACACAAAATGGCAACATTAATAAAACAGGTAATATTTGGCATTTAGTTACAATAGACCAAACTTCAACAACGGGTGGAGATGATTTTGAATTATTAAAGAGAAGATTTAGAGGTTTTGTTGGTGTTTCATTTAAGGAAAATGCAGGAATTGAAAACGGAACCAATCGATTAAATTTACCCGAAAACATATATTTAAAGGAAGAAGCAGAGAAAAAGAATAAAGAAATGTTTTCTTATGCTGCCAATAGAGAAAGTTTAAAACAAAGGTGGGAAGTGGCACTAAAAAGTGGAGTAACTCTTGTGGAAGAAATTAAAATTCCATTTAAGGAAGAGAAAGAATACAAGGCCATAAAATCACTATACTTTTATAAAACAATCGGAAATCTATTAGCTACTTTAGGCTCAGGGCTAGTTGGTTTTGGAATAGAAAGTTTACAAGGTCTAGGGCGAGCAGCTAAGAATATTAGGTCTACCAAAGACTTATATTTTTATCTTGCCATAATTGGAGCAACTGGTGTAGCTATATTCGGAAGATTTACGTTAAAAACATTAAGGCTATACTTTAAGTACAGAGACATTTCTAAAGACATCCAACAAATAGGAAATGCTTTATTAAATTCACTAATAAAAGCGGGAATAATTCACACGAATAACTCCAACCTAAGAGTTAAAACCACCATAGATGAATGGGGTTCAGTTTTTTGTCATTTAGAAGGCGGTACAACATTTGAAAAATCAACTTTCGTAAACTCGCTAAAAGAAATTATTAACCCTATAGACAATCCTAGGTATGTAATAATTAGAAAGAATATGTTTATGATGTTTTTACAGCAAAAAGATTATCATTCAGTTCCTGAAATATTAGGTAAGAACAAGAAGTTGGCAGAATTTTTTAAAAACCAATGGCAACGGCTTGTTGGCAATTGTGAATTAATCTTTACACGAACAATTGACGGAAGGAAAGCCTTATTGAAATCAAGAGTAAAATCTTTATCCTCTCAATTTGAAGAAAAAGCAGAACACGTAAACAAGTGGAGATAG
- a CDS encoding Crp/Fnr family transcriptional regulator gives MKEKLKKHIENLIALTDDEFSFILSHFSYEKYKKNDFIIQEGENVKDCYLVVTGLIKLVYDDKNGKQHIVSFAMEDWWESDFSAYFSQTKAKMSLQCIEDTIVFSLSFKNYQKLSAELPKMKQFFLEKSNSGYIASQNRILSFLTSNAKERYEQLLKQYPLLFQRVPKIILASYLGVSRETLSRLSS, from the coding sequence ATGAAAGAAAAATTAAAAAAGCATATTGAAAATTTAATAGCTCTTACAGATGATGAGTTCTCATTTATTCTATCACATTTCTCATATGAAAAATATAAAAAAAATGATTTTATCATTCAAGAAGGAGAAAACGTAAAGGATTGTTACTTAGTTGTTACAGGGCTTATAAAATTAGTTTACGATGACAAAAACGGAAAACAACATATCGTTTCATTTGCAATGGAAGACTGGTGGGAAAGTGATTTTTCAGCTTACTTCTCACAAACTAAAGCTAAAATGTCTTTACAATGCATTGAAGACACTATTGTATTTTCCTTGAGTTTTAAAAATTATCAAAAATTATCAGCTGAATTACCCAAAATGAAACAATTCTTTCTTGAAAAATCTAACTCAGGATATATTGCTTCTCAAAATAGAATTTTATCTTTTTTAACATCAAATGCAAAAGAAAGGTATGAGCAACTACTTAAACAATATCCCTTATTATTTCAACGAGTTCCCAAAATTATTTTAGCTTCTTATTTAGGTGT